A stretch of Carnobacteriaceae bacterium zg-C25 DNA encodes these proteins:
- the uvrB gene encoding excinuclease ABC subunit UvrB, with amino-acid sequence MMDKFQVVSPYQPSGDQPAAIKELVAGLNANKRAQTLLGATGTGKTFTIANVIQEVNKPTLVLAHNKTLAGQLYSELKEFFPNNAVEYFVSYYDYFQPEAYVPASDTYIEKESSVNDEINKLRHSATSALIERRDVIIVASVSCIYGLVNPEDYKKFVLSLRQGQVIERDDVLHRLIDMQFTRNDFDFRPGTFRVRGDSVEIFMASRDSQAIRVEFFGDEIDRIQEVDVLTGEIKASRSHVAIFPAAHFVSDQEQTLRAVESIKQELEERLEVLRDENKLIEAQRLEQRTTYDIEMLLEMGYCSGIENYSRHMDGRFPGQAPYTLIDFFPDDFLIVVDESHITMSQVKGMYNGDRARKERLVEYGFRLPSAVDNRPLRLEEFEERVNQIIYISATPGPYELAQTPTVTQQIIRPTGLLDPLVEVRPIKNQIDDLIGEIRAQIEKNGRVFITTLTKKMAEDLSDYLDDIGIKVKYLHSDIHTLERTEIIRDLRLGKFDVLVGINLLREGLDVPEVTLVAILDADKEGFLRSERSLVQTIGRAARNAEGKVIMYADVITDSMKRAMDETTRRRGIQMAYNEANGIVPKTIIKEVRDLIAITQVNEKETKEDKNISLKEMTKKQRVAYVAQLEKEMKQAAKALDFEQAAVLRDIILEIQAEYDV; translated from the coding sequence ATGATGGATAAATTTCAAGTAGTATCACCTTATCAACCAAGTGGTGATCAACCAGCTGCCATAAAAGAATTAGTTGCTGGGTTAAACGCCAATAAACGAGCGCAAACATTACTCGGAGCAACCGGAACAGGTAAAACGTTTACTATCGCAAATGTTATTCAAGAAGTTAATAAGCCAACTCTTGTTTTAGCGCATAATAAAACGCTGGCTGGACAGTTGTATAGTGAGTTAAAAGAGTTCTTTCCGAATAATGCGGTCGAATATTTCGTGTCGTACTACGACTATTTTCAACCAGAAGCGTATGTGCCTGCTAGTGACACGTATATTGAAAAAGAGTCGAGTGTGAATGATGAAATTAATAAATTACGACATTCAGCAACGAGTGCACTGATTGAGCGACGAGATGTTATTATTGTGGCGTCCGTATCGTGTATTTACGGATTGGTTAATCCGGAAGATTATAAAAAATTTGTGTTGTCTTTAAGACAGGGACAAGTCATTGAACGTGATGATGTGTTGCATCGATTAATTGACATGCAGTTTACACGAAATGACTTTGACTTTAGACCGGGGACATTTCGTGTGCGTGGGGATAGCGTAGAAATTTTTATGGCGAGTCGTGATTCACAGGCAATTCGTGTTGAATTTTTTGGTGATGAAATTGATCGCATTCAAGAAGTGGACGTGTTGACGGGAGAAATTAAAGCGAGTCGTTCGCATGTTGCTATTTTCCCAGCGGCGCACTTTGTGTCCGATCAAGAACAAACGTTGCGTGCCGTAGAAAGCATTAAACAAGAGTTAGAAGAACGTTTAGAGGTGTTACGCGATGAAAACAAACTAATTGAAGCGCAACGTCTTGAACAACGTACGACGTACGACATTGAAATGCTTTTAGAAATGGGCTACTGTAGCGGAATTGAAAACTATTCACGACACATGGATGGACGTTTCCCCGGTCAAGCACCCTATACGCTAATTGACTTTTTCCCAGATGATTTTTTAATTGTGGTTGATGAATCACATATTACCATGTCGCAAGTTAAAGGAATGTATAACGGCGATAGAGCGCGTAAAGAACGGTTAGTGGAATACGGTTTTCGTTTACCGAGTGCCGTTGATAATCGTCCGTTACGGTTAGAAGAATTTGAAGAGCGTGTCAACCAAATTATTTATATTTCGGCTACACCAGGTCCGTACGAATTGGCACAAACACCAACCGTTACACAACAAATTATTCGACCGACAGGGTTATTAGACCCGCTTGTAGAAGTGCGTCCAATTAAAAATCAAATTGATGATTTAATTGGTGAGATTCGTGCGCAAATCGAGAAAAACGGGCGTGTCTTTATTACGACGTTGACTAAAAAAATGGCGGAAGATTTAAGCGATTATTTAGATGATATTGGTATTAAAGTAAAATATTTACATAGTGATATTCATACGTTAGAACGGACAGAAATTATTCGTGATTTACGTTTAGGTAAGTTTGATGTGTTGGTGGGTATTAACTTATTACGTGAAGGGTTAGATGTTCCCGAAGTAACACTTGTTGCGATTTTAGATGCGGATAAAGAGGGCTTTTTACGCAGTGAACGTTCACTAGTCCAAACAATTGGTCGTGCGGCACGTAATGCGGAAGGAAAGGTAATCATGTACGCGGATGTCATTACCGATTCAATGAAACGTGCTATGGACGAAACGACACGTCGTCGCGGTATTCAAATGGCGTATAATGAAGCAAACGGCATTGTACCGAAAACGATTATTAAAGAAGTGCGTGATTTAATTGCGATTACGCAAGTGAATGAAAAGGAAACAAAAGAAGACAAAAATATTTCTTTAAAAGAGATGACGAAAAAGCAACGTGTTGCTTATGTCGCCCAGTTAGAAAAAGAGATGAAGCAAGCTGCAAAAGCGCTTGATTTTGAACAAGCGGCCGTATTACGCGATATTATATTGGAAATCCAAGCAGAATACGATGTGTAA
- the nrdH gene encoding glutaredoxin-like protein NrdH has product MSKPVTVYSKPNCMQCNFTKQFLLDNDIDFIVKDVEEDAVALEEVKALGFSSLPVVVIEGEEPFNGFRPDSLEGLL; this is encoded by the coding sequence ATGTCAAAACCAGTAACGGTTTATTCAAAACCAAATTGTATGCAATGCAATTTTACAAAACAATTTTTATTGGATAACGATATTGATTTTATCGTTAAAGACGTTGAAGAAGATGCAGTCGCATTGGAAGAAGTGAAAGCGTTAGGATTTTCATCTTTACCGGTAGTCGTTATTGAAGGTGAAGAACCATTTAACGGCTTTAGACCAGACAGTTTAGAAGGGTTATTATAA
- a CDS encoding OsmC family protein, which produces MLYEVTVTNDKGIEGVVTSTSKERFLTSHPTNDHPGTNPEELMGAAWATCLNATIKALLSARGHGDLASRVDVRVSLHKGEAGLYFRLDTTASIASLSIEDATRIVESAHKRCPVSKIIGDYEHVAITVVPYEN; this is translated from the coding sequence ATGTTATACGAAGTTACAGTTACGAATGATAAAGGGATTGAAGGCGTTGTAACGTCTACATCAAAAGAGCGTTTTTTGACAAGCCATCCAACAAATGATCATCCGGGAACAAACCCAGAGGAATTAATGGGTGCAGCTTGGGCAACTTGTTTAAATGCGACGATTAAAGCGCTGTTATCAGCAAGAGGGCATGGTGATCTTGCCTCTCGTGTTGATGTGCGTGTGTCGTTACACAAAGGTGAAGCGGGTTTATATTTTAGATTAGATACAACGGCAAGTATTGCAAGTTTATCGATTGAAGACGCTACACGCATTGTTGAGTCAGCGCACAAACGTTGTCCGGTTTCCAAAATTATCGGAGACTATGAGCATGTCGCTATAACGGTTGTACCGTACGAAAATTAG
- a CDS encoding V-type ATP synthase subunit I: MAVSKMRKCLIVTDRQSLSDVLLSLQEFQKFEVVALDGKPSSQAKVMSQIDEQIAKTKRAQQILMPFQPKGQAFQREQLTFDELLSKQTEIESRDILNQTLTLQKEWDDLKKEEQRMRHHIDELNQWRHLHALPRHFHVVSLLLGTIPQTADEKGLRELKELDNCYVDVLFQNEQVKGLAIYCDADNRQTIRDVLDKHQFTPYDYEYDKLPTQEIEQFNQQLEKGLMQQETVKTSLKQLAQNSHDLMYLEELLENDKQRQLAEQFIVSHQVVSGLSGWVEEDELQRLTHLLQVTLPENSYVILSDNQQEDGQEPPVQLKNHEWVEPFELLTEMYSLPKYTEVDPTPYLAPFYAVFFGMMVADIGYGLLMLLFTGYMLYKNNLTKGARKNMKLFHILSYPIIAWGILFGSFFSYDIGFGLFSTSQDGVQILYLSVAFGIFQLICGLLINTREQLKQRHVANAISDGLSWVGMLVGLVVMVLGPVVNMPNLESIGLVMIGVSLVSVVLFTAAGATRKIAGFGSGLYKLYGATSYIGDLASYTRLMALCVAGASIGSAFNQIIGMLPLLARFSVGILLFIILHGLNIGLALLGAYVHGIRLQFVEFFGKFYEGGGRKFKPLKSYEKYVDIKERKMEEK, from the coding sequence ATGGCGGTATCGAAAATGCGTAAATGTCTCATTGTGACCGATCGCCAAAGTTTATCTGATGTTTTGTTGTCATTGCAAGAATTTCAAAAATTTGAAGTGGTTGCACTCGATGGTAAACCGTCAAGTCAGGCTAAAGTGATGAGTCAGATTGATGAGCAAATAGCAAAAACAAAACGTGCCCAACAAATACTGATGCCGTTTCAACCAAAAGGACAAGCCTTTCAACGTGAGCAACTGACTTTTGATGAATTGTTAAGTAAACAAACAGAAATTGAATCGCGTGATATTTTAAATCAAACGTTAACTTTACAAAAAGAATGGGATGATTTGAAAAAAGAAGAACAACGGATGCGTCATCATATTGATGAGTTAAATCAATGGCGTCATTTGCACGCGTTACCACGTCATTTTCATGTGGTGTCGCTATTGTTAGGGACGATTCCTCAAACAGCAGATGAAAAAGGTTTACGTGAATTAAAAGAATTGGACAACTGTTACGTTGATGTGTTATTCCAAAACGAGCAAGTAAAAGGTCTAGCGATTTACTGTGATGCGGATAATCGTCAAACAATACGTGATGTATTGGATAAACATCAATTTACACCGTATGACTATGAATATGACAAGTTACCTACTCAAGAAATCGAGCAATTCAACCAACAATTAGAAAAAGGATTGATGCAGCAAGAAACGGTTAAGACGTCGTTAAAACAGTTAGCGCAAAACAGTCACGATTTAATGTATTTAGAAGAGCTATTGGAAAATGATAAACAACGACAATTAGCCGAACAGTTTATTGTGTCCCATCAAGTCGTTTCAGGATTATCCGGTTGGGTAGAAGAAGATGAATTGCAACGTTTAACGCACTTGTTACAAGTGACGTTACCTGAAAACAGTTATGTTATTTTATCAGATAATCAACAAGAAGACGGACAAGAGCCACCCGTTCAGTTGAAAAATCACGAATGGGTTGAACCTTTTGAATTATTAACGGAAATGTATAGTTTGCCGAAATATACAGAAGTGGATCCAACACCATATTTAGCACCGTTTTATGCGGTATTTTTCGGAATGATGGTAGCCGATATTGGATACGGGTTACTCATGTTATTGTTTACAGGCTATATGCTATATAAAAACAATCTTACAAAGGGTGCACGTAAAAACATGAAACTGTTCCATATACTTTCTTACCCGATTATTGCATGGGGCATTTTATTTGGATCGTTTTTCAGTTATGACATTGGATTCGGACTATTTTCAACGAGTCAAGATGGTGTCCAAATTTTATACTTATCTGTTGCGTTTGGGATTTTCCAATTGATTTGTGGCTTACTCATCAACACACGTGAACAGTTGAAACAACGTCATGTAGCCAATGCCATTTCTGACGGTTTGTCATGGGTTGGTATGTTAGTAGGTCTTGTTGTCATGGTTTTAGGTCCAGTAGTGAATATGCCGAATTTAGAATCTATCGGATTAGTGATGATAGGTGTGAGTTTAGTCAGTGTCGTATTGTTCACAGCAGCAGGAGCCACTCGAAAAATCGCAGGTTTTGGATCGGGATTATACAAATTGTATGGTGCGACATCGTATATTGGTGATTTAGCCAGTTATACACGTTTAATGGCGTTGTGTGTTGCGGGTGCAAGCATTGGATCAGCCTTTAATCAAATTATTGGCATGTTACCATTATTGGCACGATTTAGCGTTGGTATTTTATTGTTTATCATTTTACATGGTTTAAACATTGGATTAGCGTTACTGGGTGCTTATGTGCACGGCATTCGTTTGCAGTTTGTCGAATTTTTTGGGAAATTTTATGAAGGTGGCGGTCGTAAATTTAAGCCACTGAAATCTTATGAAAAATATGTTGATATTAAAGAACGTAAAATGGAGGAAAAATAA
- a CDS encoding V-type ATP synthase subunit K, with translation MKELLEFLTSSVGSYGLGVMGILLAMSLSGTGSARGVGMAGEAAAALAKEQPEKFGKAMILQLLPGTQGFYGFVISMMIFGNLNSSLTYESGLKMLMAGFVVGFVGLTSAIAQGRVATAGIQILAKNEEHFMKGAIFAGMVEMYAILGFVIAFILLG, from the coding sequence ATGAAAGAATTATTGGAGTTTTTAACATCGTCAGTAGGTAGCTATGGATTAGGTGTTATGGGTATTTTATTAGCAATGAGTTTATCGGGTACAGGTTCAGCTCGTGGTGTTGGTATGGCGGGTGAAGCAGCAGCAGCACTGGCAAAAGAACAACCAGAGAAATTTGGTAAAGCGATGATTTTACAATTGTTACCGGGTACACAAGGTTTCTACGGTTTCGTTATTTCAATGATGATTTTCGGTAACTTAAATTCAAGTTTAACTTACGAAAGTGGTTTAAAAATGTTGATGGCTGGTTTTGTTGTTGGTTTTGTTGGTTTAACATCAGCAATCGCACAAGGTCGTGTAGCAACTGCAGGTATTCAAATTTTAGCTAAAAATGAAGAACACTTCATGAAAGGTGCGATTTTTGCTGGGATGGTTGAAATGTATGCCATTTTAGGATTCGTTATTGCGTTTATTTTATTAGGATAG
- a CDS encoding V-type ATPase subunit has translation MFDKNYASTNTIIRIKEREFLTSDQWEQLLRTNDLEQALNTLKNTVYSHLTVDFEKGLQESQIETYRNLSELIDDEQVENVFSLIYVYHNLKVLIKESVMNTSLSHLSVPIGAYSIEQLRHLVQTQESTALPEVMVSQVKSVLDNYAHYENVQSIDVMMDEAYFSHVLHAVDQLQDEKLIHLVRLWIDIFNVTTILRLSKGRLSRSQLTFIMNAGGHLDPYELIRFAMNGQIDDIVLMLSRVVDFSKSSKTLQQGDVTASVVERLKDSVTHDYLQDAKYEAFGFLPVLAYVFYKEMEIKNLRLILTGKDNQMDTTLLRERMKPTYVV, from the coding sequence ATGTTTGATAAAAATTATGCAAGTACCAACACCATTATTCGCATTAAAGAACGTGAGTTTTTAACGAGTGATCAATGGGAACAACTCTTGCGTACAAATGATTTAGAACAAGCGCTAAATACGTTGAAAAATACGGTGTACAGTCATTTGACTGTCGATTTTGAAAAAGGGTTGCAGGAGTCGCAAATTGAAACGTATCGCAACCTTTCAGAATTGATTGATGATGAACAAGTGGAAAATGTGTTTTCGCTGATTTACGTGTATCATAACTTAAAAGTGTTGATTAAAGAATCGGTGATGAACACGTCGTTATCGCATTTATCAGTGCCGATTGGCGCGTATTCAATAGAACAATTACGTCACCTTGTACAAACGCAAGAATCAACAGCGTTACCCGAAGTGATGGTTTCTCAAGTAAAGTCGGTTTTAGATAATTACGCCCATTACGAAAATGTCCAATCCATTGATGTGATGATGGACGAAGCGTATTTTTCACATGTTTTACATGCAGTAGACCAGTTACAAGACGAGAAACTGATTCACTTGGTTCGACTATGGATCGATATTTTCAATGTAACGACAATTTTACGTTTAAGCAAAGGGCGTCTATCGCGTAGTCAGTTGACGTTTATCATGAATGCAGGTGGGCATTTAGACCCGTACGAATTGATTCGATTCGCGATGAACGGACAAATTGACGATATTGTCTTGATGTTGTCACGCGTTGTTGATTTTTCAAAATCTTCAAAAACGTTGCAACAAGGTGATGTTACGGCGAGTGTTGTAGAGCGCTTGAAAGATAGTGTGACACACGACTATTTACAAGATGCGAAATATGAAGCGTTTGGATTTTTACCCGTATTGGCGTATGTCTTTTATAAAGAAATGGAAATTAAAAACTTGCGTTTAATTTTAACGGGTAAAGATAATCAAATGGATACTACATTATTAAGAGAAAGGATGAAACCTACTTATGTCGTATAA
- a CDS encoding V-type ATP synthase subunit F produces MSYKIAVVGDKDSIMPFQIIGFDTVACRNGQDARQAIRELEQNAYGVIYLTEQLAADIPDTVAYYRTKSVPALILIPNYKGTLNIGLSNIQENVEKAIGTNIL; encoded by the coding sequence ATGTCGTATAAAATAGCAGTAGTTGGCGACAAAGATTCAATAATGCCTTTCCAAATTATTGGTTTTGATACGGTTGCTTGTCGTAACGGACAAGATGCACGACAAGCCATTCGTGAATTAGAACAAAATGCCTATGGTGTTATTTATTTAACAGAGCAATTAGCTGCTGATATTCCCGATACCGTAGCGTATTACAGAACAAAAAGTGTTCCTGCCTTAATTTTAATTCCAAATTATAAAGGAACACTAAATATCGGTCTATCCAACATTCAAGAAAATGTTGAAAAAGCGATCGGTACAAATATTTTGTAG